The following coding sequences are from one Novosphingobium sp. KACC 22771 window:
- the alr gene encoding alanine racemase: MLAQMAPAPGVLTIDLDALVDNWRRVARDVAPAQAAAVVKADAYGLGAGRVVPALAAAGCRAFFVANLVEALAIRPLVPDDAVLAVLNGLHPGGEPFAAEAGITPVLNSVAQARRWQPFARPAMLQVDTGMARHGLDMAEAAALAGDADFRAGVPLLALISHLACADEPDRAENADQLARFAAASALFPGVARCFANSGGVQLGAAYHGDMVRAGLCLYGAEPADGRGVPFRPVVGLAARVLQTRTVAAGTGVGYGQTWQAPGETRLALLSIGYADGFPRSLSGRGAVWAQGALLPIVGRVSMDVTVVDASALSEGALTEGDLVEIIGPHCQIEDVAQEAGTIAYEILTQLGHRYERRYL; the protein is encoded by the coding sequence GTGCTGGCGCAAATGGCCCCCGCGCCGGGGGTTTTGACAATCGATCTTGACGCGTTGGTGGACAATTGGCGCCGCGTGGCGCGTGATGTTGCGCCCGCGCAGGCCGCCGCCGTGGTCAAGGCCGATGCCTATGGGCTGGGCGCGGGGCGGGTGGTGCCGGCGCTGGCGGCGGCGGGATGCCGGGCGTTTTTTGTGGCCAATCTGGTCGAGGCTTTGGCGATCCGCCCCTTGGTGCCTGATGACGCGGTGCTGGCGGTGCTCAACGGGCTGCATCCTGGCGGCGAGCCTTTTGCCGCCGAGGCGGGGATCACGCCGGTTTTGAACAGTGTGGCCCAAGCACGGCGCTGGCAACCCTTTGCCCGCCCGGCCATGCTTCAGGTCGACACCGGCATGGCGCGTCATGGGCTCGATATGGCCGAAGCGGCGGCGCTGGCGGGGGATGCGGATTTTCGCGCGGGTGTGCCTTTGCTGGCGCTGATCAGCCATCTGGCCTGTGCGGATGAGCCGGACAGGGCCGAAAACGCCGACCAATTGGCGCGGTTTGCGGCGGCATCAGCACTGTTTCCCGGCGTGGCGCGCTGTTTTGCCAATTCGGGCGGGGTGCAATTGGGCGCGGCCTATCATGGCGATATGGTGCGCGCCGGGCTGTGCCTCTATGGCGCGGAACCTGCCGATGGGCGCGGCGTGCCGTTTCGCCCGGTGGTGGGACTGGCGGCGCGTGTTTTGCAAACCCGTACCGTGGCCGCCGGGACCGGCGTGGGCTATGGCCAGACATGGCAGGCGCCGGGGGAAACGCGGCTGGCGCTGCTCTCGATCGGCTATGCCGACGGTTTCCCGCGCAGCCTGTCGGGGCGCGGCGCGGTTTGGGCGCAAGGGGCGCTCCTGCCCATCGTTGGCCGGGTGTCGATGGATGTGACGGTGGTCGATGCTTCTGCGCTCTCCGAAGGGGCGTTGACGGAGGGTGATCTGGTCGAAATCATCGGGCCACATTGCCAGATTGAGGACGTAGCGCAGGAGGCGGGCACGATTGCTTATGAAATCCTGACCCAATTGGGCCATCGCTATGAAAGACGCTATCTCTAG
- a CDS encoding TonB-dependent receptor: MKLRQIFLASVASTGLFASPAYAANDAPAEAADQVQAEAPGDIVVTARHRSESAQSVPLAISVLGGLTLERTGAFNVNRLQQLAPTLQFYSSNPRNSAANLRGLGAPFGLTNDGIEQGVGIYVDDVYFSRAAASTFDFLDAGQIEVLRGPQGTLYGKNTTAGAINITSRAPTFNFESRGEVSVGNYGYRQLKLAVSGPLSENVAARIAVSSTGRNGTIYNTTSKSWVQSQDNLGLRGQILWRPSATVDVTLAADYNEQNPSCCATVYYGYGSTQRAAPRQFPQLAALLNYTPASTNPYARVTDLDSELRATNRIGGASLKVKAQVGPGIFTSITAWRFWDWNPSNDRDYTGLPITTLSQNPTKQEQYTQEFRYSLSTSKFDWNIGLFAFNQAVHTTGTQQQGSAASRFLLSSTQINAICPTGSSATCVPDILNGLTAKNDIRLNNTSLAAFSQLSWKVTDRFTIQPGVRLNYDQKKGWYNSVVNNSAGTQIFPSSGTGANSLLGAQAGVLSSQQFPARYSAWNFSYDLTLSYALARDVRAYATYAKTFKSGGVNLNGVPSDANGQPILAAATVKPETVNHFELGFKSQWLDRKVTVNLAAFRTTIDNFQAQVTNGALGVLRGYLANAEQVRTQGLEGDFSVRPSDRFSAYVNAALTDAKYTKFTTAPCPPELSGGTTTTGTPGAAGVPGAFSPASCDISGQRLPGVSKYALSWGGEYNVPAKLFGKDGEVYVGYDASYRSSWSSNASASIYTWVKGYSLHNFRAGWRQDRGLDIYGWVRNATGTNYVEMLTVASGNTGLIAANLGDPRTYGATVKFEF, encoded by the coding sequence ATGAAACTGCGCCAGATTTTCCTTGCCAGCGTGGCCAGCACCGGACTTTTCGCCAGCCCGGCCTATGCCGCCAACGATGCGCCCGCCGAAGCGGCGGATCAGGTTCAGGCCGAAGCCCCCGGCGACATCGTCGTCACCGCGCGCCACCGCAGCGAATCGGCCCAAAGCGTGCCGCTGGCCATCTCGGTGCTGGGCGGGCTGACGCTGGAGCGGACGGGCGCGTTCAACGTCAACCGCCTGCAGCAGTTGGCCCCCACCTTGCAGTTCTATTCGTCCAACCCGCGCAATTCGGCGGCCAACCTGCGCGGCCTTGGCGCACCCTTTGGCCTGACCAACGACGGCATCGAACAGGGTGTGGGCATCTATGTCGATGACGTCTATTTCAGCCGCGCGGCGGCCAGCACGTTCGACTTCCTCGATGCGGGCCAGATCGAAGTGCTGCGCGGGCCGCAGGGCACGCTGTATGGCAAGAACACCACCGCCGGCGCGATCAACATCACCAGCCGCGCGCCCACGTTCAACTTTGAAAGCCGGGGCGAAGTCTCCGTCGGCAATTACGGCTATCGCCAGTTGAAACTGGCCGTATCGGGGCCTTTGTCGGAAAACGTAGCGGCGCGCATCGCGGTATCGTCAACGGGGCGCAACGGCACGATCTATAACACCACCAGCAAGAGCTGGGTGCAGTCGCAGGACAATCTGGGCCTGCGCGGGCAGATCCTGTGGCGCCCCTCGGCCACGGTGGATGTCACGCTGGCCGCCGATTACAACGAGCAGAACCCCTCGTGCTGCGCTACCGTCTATTATGGCTATGGCAGCACCCAGCGCGCCGCCCCCCGGCAGTTCCCCCAGCTTGCCGCGCTGCTGAACTATACGCCCGCCAGCACCAATCCCTATGCCCGCGTAACCGATCTCGACAGCGAATTGCGCGCGACCAACCGCATCGGCGGCGCCTCGCTCAAGGTCAAGGCGCAGGTCGGCCCCGGAATCTTCACCAGCATCACCGCATGGCGTTTCTGGGACTGGAACCCGTCGAATGACCGCGACTACACCGGCCTGCCGATCACCACGCTGAGCCAGAACCCGACCAAGCAGGAACAATATACGCAGGAGTTCCGCTACAGCCTCTCGACCAGCAAATTTGACTGGAACATCGGCCTGTTCGCCTTCAATCAGGCGGTCCACACCACCGGCACCCAGCAGCAGGGCAGCGCGGCGAGCCGCTTCCTGCTCTCGTCCACCCAGATCAACGCGATCTGCCCCACCGGCTCCTCGGCCACCTGCGTGCCGGATATCCTCAACGGCCTGACCGCCAAGAATGACATCCGCCTCAACAACACCAGCCTGGCCGCCTTCAGCCAGTTGAGCTGGAAGGTGACGGATCGTTTCACCATCCAGCCGGGCGTGCGCCTGAATTATGACCAGAAGAAGGGCTGGTACAATTCGGTCGTGAACAATTCGGCCGGTACGCAGATTTTCCCCTCCTCGGGCACGGGCGCCAATTCGCTGCTGGGCGCGCAGGCGGGCGTGCTTTCGTCCCAGCAATTCCCGGCCCGCTATTCGGCGTGGAATTTCAGCTATGACCTAACGCTGTCCTATGCGCTGGCCCGCGATGTGCGCGCCTATGCCACCTATGCCAAGACGTTCAAGTCGGGCGGGGTCAACCTGAACGGCGTGCCCTCGGACGCCAATGGCCAGCCGATTCTGGCCGCCGCCACGGTCAAGCCCGAAACGGTCAACCATTTCGAACTGGGCTTCAAGAGCCAGTGGCTGGACCGCAAGGTGACGGTCAATCTGGCCGCGTTCCGCACCACGATCGACAATTTCCAGGCGCAGGTGACCAATGGCGCGCTGGGCGTGCTGCGCGGCTATCTGGCCAATGCCGAACAGGTGCGCACGCAGGGCCTTGAAGGCGATTTCTCGGTGCGGCCCAGCGACCGCTTCAGCGCCTATGTCAACGCCGCGCTGACCGATGCGAAATATACCAAATTCACCACGGCCCCCTGCCCGCCTGAACTGTCGGGCGGCACCACCACCACCGGCACGCCGGGCGCCGCGGGCGTTCCGGGGGCGTTCAGCCCGGCATCCTGCGACATTTCGGGCCAACGCCTGCCGGGCGTGTCGAAATATGCGCTGAGCTGGGGCGGCGAATATAACGTTCCGGCCAAGCTGTTCGGCAAGGATGGCGAGGTCTATGTCGGCTATGACGCCTCCTATCGCTCAAGCTGGTCGTCCAACGCCTCGGCCTCGATCTACACCTGGGTAAAGGGCTATTCACTGCACAATTTCCGCGCCGGCTGGCGTCAGGATCGCGGGCTGGACATCTATGGCTGGGTCCGCAACGCAACCGGCACCAATTATGTCGAAATGCTGACCGTGGCCAGCGGCAACACCGGCCTGATCGCTGCCAACCTTGGCGATCCGCGCACCTATGGCGCGACGGTGAAGTTCGAGTTCTGA
- a CDS encoding AI-2E family transporter, with protein MNNRENRQMQPARMFLLGLVVAISLAFGWLVVPFWGAVLWAVIVAVLFDPLYQRLLRAMPGHPDRSAALVLLVVVAVVVLPALALGAALIEQGGVLYASVESGKIDPLRFLAGLQTRMPQWLQGQLGVAGLASLDDLRGWLGRAMGDLLRNVGPQLLQLGQSTLGLFLQLGVMLYLAYFLLRDGRALGEKIARSVPLERSMTDLLFEKFLQAVRATIKGSLIVAILQGTIGGLSFWVLGLPGALLWGVAMGVFSLFPSIGTGLVWVPVSVYLLATGSVWQGAALGALGFFVISSVDNLVRPILVGRDTRVPDYVVLITTLGGFELMGFNGFVMGPVIAALFIAIWQVVGESRDQA; from the coding sequence ATGAACAATCGGGAGAACCGCCAGATGCAACCGGCGCGCATGTTTCTGTTAGGGCTGGTGGTGGCTATTTCGCTGGCTTTTGGCTGGCTGGTGGTGCCTTTCTGGGGCGCGGTGCTGTGGGCGGTGATCGTCGCGGTGCTGTTCGATCCGCTCTATCAACGGCTGCTGCGCGCTATGCCGGGCCATCCGGATCGCAGCGCGGCGTTGGTGTTGCTGGTCGTGGTGGCGGTGGTGGTGCTGCCGGCGCTGGCCTTGGGCGCGGCGCTGATAGAGCAGGGCGGGGTGCTCTATGCCAGCGTCGAATCGGGCAAGATCGACCCCTTGCGTTTTCTGGCGGGATTACAGACGCGGATGCCGCAATGGCTTCAGGGGCAATTGGGCGTGGCGGGGCTGGCCAGTCTGGACGACCTGCGCGGATGGCTGGGCCGGGCGATGGGCGATCTGCTGCGCAATGTCGGGCCGCAATTGCTGCAATTGGGGCAAAGCACGCTGGGCCTGTTCCTGCAATTGGGGGTGATGCTCTATCTGGCCTATTTCCTGCTGCGCGATGGGCGGGCGCTGGGCGAAAAGATTGCGCGCTCGGTGCCGCTGGAGCGGTCAATGACCGACCTGTTGTTCGAAAAATTCCTTCAGGCGGTGCGCGCTACCATCAAGGGCAGCCTGATCGTCGCCATCCTGCAGGGCACCATCGGGGGCCTCAGTTTTTGGGTGCTCGGTCTGCCCGGAGCCTTGCTGTGGGGCGTGGCGATGGGGGTGTTTTCCCTGTTCCCCTCAATCGGCACGGGGCTCGTCTGGGTGCCGGTGTCGGTCTATCTGCTGGCCACGGGATCGGTATGGCAAGGCGCGGCGCTGGGCGCGCTGGGGTTCTTTGTCATCAGCAGCGTCGACAATCTGGTACGCCCGATTTTGGTCGGGCGCGATACGCGGGTGCCCGATTATGTGGTGCTGATCACCACGCTGGGCGGGTTTGAACTGATGGGCTTCAACGGTTTTGTCATGGGGCCGGTGATCGCCGCGCTGTTTATCGCCATCTGGCAGGTGGTGGGCGAGAGCCGAGATCAGGCCTGA
- a CDS encoding putative bifunctional diguanylate cyclase/phosphodiesterase produces the protein MPIPRPTHWLLSTRENVSAPIAAQLANGLFGSLPIFIGGVLNSAAVAAVAAVRLNTAPFIGWLVFEALLGLVRIGVVKSSQTASPEKLEDLRHLASLLSVAWAASLGVGTLMCLTSGDWVMATIACLSTAAMVCGICLRNFGTPRLAAVMTFAALAPCAVGGLLTDEPSLRIISLQLPIFMTTIFSASFGLHRMLVSWMTTTAELKRSKALNETILQSNPDLTLILDADHQIIFSNRLPEQLVCQADLVGRDFFSVLEEKDRPAAAAALARAKRGELNSFTTCFTRPSGERLWFDTVVNETSDASGRFIVVARDITRQKHSEERAIWMAHHDTLTGLPNRAVLQERLDAALMMGEPMRGRGEGLSGHALLIVDVDNFKAINDTLGHDGGDVLLRALAARLRSAVGQGDLVARTGGDEFALIVAAGDAEALHRIAARIYDELREPIIHGDRVMECGASIGASFILQDGPDRSDVMKAADIALYAAKAAGRAQMKIFEPAMMDEVERHQAMITAARFALKRKTIVPHYQPKVCLGGEGRREGRIVGFEALLRWGDRDGHMRGPDAIKAAFNDPILSVAISDDMLERILDDIEDWMAAGVPFGHVAVNVTSGDFRPGGIVETVLDRLKARDLPATCLQIEVTEDVFLDKGALDVERALKRLSHHGLRIALDDFGTGYASLSHLTQFPVDLLKIDRSFIGQITAKGDAEAISSIVINLGHCLGLEVIAEGVETLAQQEHLIALGCDTGQGYLYARAMPAADVPAYVREHEAERSRLRLRQA, from the coding sequence GTGCCAATACCAAGACCGACCCATTGGCTGCTCAGCACGCGCGAGAATGTCTCGGCGCCGATCGCTGCTCAACTGGCCAATGGGCTGTTTGGATCGCTGCCGATTTTCATTGGCGGGGTGCTCAACAGCGCGGCGGTGGCGGCGGTGGCGGCGGTGCGGTTGAACACGGCGCCCTTTATTGGCTGGCTGGTGTTCGAGGCGTTGCTGGGTCTGGTGCGGATCGGCGTTGTCAAAAGCTCACAGACCGCAAGTCCTGAAAAGCTTGAAGATTTGCGCCATTTGGCCAGCCTGCTTTCCGTGGCATGGGCCGCCTCGCTCGGGGTCGGCACGCTGATGTGCCTGACCAGCGGCGATTGGGTGATGGCCACGATTGCCTGCCTGTCGACCGCGGCGATGGTTTGCGGCATTTGCCTGCGCAATTTCGGCACGCCGCGCCTGGCGGCCGTGATGACCTTTGCCGCGCTGGCGCCCTGCGCGGTGGGTGGATTGTTGACCGACGAGCCGTCGTTGCGCATCATCAGCCTGCAATTGCCGATCTTCATGACGACAATCTTCTCTGCCTCCTTCGGGCTGCACCGGATGCTGGTTTCGTGGATGACAACCACGGCGGAATTGAAACGCAGCAAGGCGCTTAACGAGACGATCCTGCAATCGAACCCTGATCTGACGCTGATCCTCGACGCGGATCATCAAATCATTTTCAGCAATCGCCTGCCCGAACAACTGGTCTGTCAAGCGGATCTGGTGGGCCGGGATTTCTTCTCGGTGCTGGAGGAAAAGGACCGCCCCGCCGCAGCCGCCGCTCTGGCCAGAGCCAAGCGCGGCGAATTGAACAGTTTCACCACCTGCTTTACCCGCCCGTCCGGCGAGAGGCTGTGGTTCGACACCGTGGTCAACGAAACCTCGGATGCTTCGGGCCGGTTCATCGTGGTGGCGCGCGACATTACGCGGCAAAAGCATTCCGAAGAGCGCGCGATCTGGATGGCGCATCACGATACGCTCACCGGCCTGCCCAATCGCGCGGTGCTTCAGGAAAGGCTGGATGCCGCCTTGATGATGGGCGAGCCGATGCGCGGTCGAGGCGAAGGCTTGTCCGGCCATGCGCTGTTGATCGTGGATGTCGATAATTTCAAGGCGATCAACGACACGTTGGGCCATGACGGGGGCGATGTGCTGCTGCGCGCGCTGGCGGCGCGGTTGCGCTCGGCGGTGGGCCAGGGCGATCTGGTGGCGCGCACAGGGGGCGATGAATTCGCGCTGATCGTGGCAGCAGGCGATGCCGAGGCGCTGCATCGCATCGCGGCGCGCATCTATGACGAATTGCGCGAACCCATCATCCACGGCGACCGGGTGATGGAATGCGGCGCCAGCATCGGGGCCAGTTTCATCCTGCAGGACGGCCCCGACCGATCCGACGTCATGAAGGCGGCCGACATCGCGCTTTATGCTGCCAAGGCCGCAGGCAGGGCGCAGATGAAGATTTTTGAACCGGCCATGATGGACGAGGTCGAGCGCCATCAGGCCATGATCACCGCCGCCCGCTTTGCCTTGAAGCGCAAGACGATCGTGCCCCATTATCAGCCCAAGGTATGTCTGGGCGGCGAGGGGCGCCGCGAAGGGCGGATCGTGGGTTTTGAGGCCCTGCTGCGCTGGGGCGACCGCGATGGCCATATGCGCGGCCCCGATGCGATCAAGGCGGCCTTTAACGATCCGATACTGAGCGTGGCGATCAGCGATGACATGCTTGAGCGGATTTTGGACGATATCGAGGATTGGATGGCCGCAGGGGTGCCCTTCGGCCATGTGGCGGTCAATGTGACCAGCGGCGATTTCCGGCCCGGCGGGATCGTTGAAACGGTGCTCGACCGGCTCAAGGCGCGCGACCTGCCGGCCACCTGCCTCCAGATCGAGGTGACCGAGGATGTGTTCCTGGACAAGGGGGCGCTCGATGTCGAACGCGCGCTCAAACGGTTGAGCCATCATGGACTGCGCATTGCGCTGGACGATTTCGGCACCGGCTATGCCTCGCTTTCGCATCTCACCCAGTTTCCGGTGGACCTGCTGAAAATCGACCGTTCGTTTATCGGCCAGATCACCGCCAAGGGCGATGCGGAGGCGATCTCCTCGATTGTCATCAATCTGGGCCACTGCCTTGGGCTGGAGGTCATTGCCGAAGGCGTCGAGACGCTGGCCCAGCAGGAGCATCTGATCGCGCTGGGTTGCGACACGGGGCAAGGCTATCTCTACGCCCGCGCTATGCCCGCCGCCGACGTGCCCGCCTATGTGCGCGAGCATGAAGCGGAACGTTCCCGGCTGCGCCTGCGTCAGGCCTGA
- a CDS encoding HpcH/HpaI aldolase/citrate lyase family protein: MPALRLDRPRRSALFMPASNPKALAKAREVDADVIILDLEDAVAPDQKEAAREAAVRALYTGGFGHREVAVRVNGLDTEWGAEDLDALARAGADALLVPKVSSPQDVLRYHEALTDAPSDLQLWTMIETAGSVLRLDAIASLARQTRLALWVIGPNDLARDLHARPDAARTFLQPFLSLAVAAARAHGLSILDGVCNEFKDMDIFRKEAAQGLMFGFDGKTLIHPAQIAPCNEVFSPSAAELEWAGRVIEAFALPEHADKGAIKLDGRMVELLHRDQAQSLLAMARRIAARG; the protein is encoded by the coding sequence ATGCCCGCTCTCCGCCTCGACCGCCCTCGCCGCAGCGCGCTGTTCATGCCCGCCTCCAACCCCAAGGCGCTGGCCAAGGCGCGCGAAGTGGATGCCGATGTCATCATCCTCGATCTGGAGGATGCCGTGGCGCCCGATCAGAAAGAAGCCGCGCGCGAAGCGGCGGTGCGCGCGCTCTATACCGGCGGCTTTGGCCATCGCGAGGTGGCGGTGCGGGTCAACGGGCTGGACACCGAATGGGGGGCCGAGGATCTCGACGCGCTGGCTCGTGCGGGGGCCGATGCGCTGCTGGTCCCCAAGGTTTCCAGCCCGCAGGACGTTTTGCGATATCACGAAGCACTGACCGACGCGCCCTCGGATCTACAGCTCTGGACGATGATCGAGACCGCCGGGTCGGTCTTGCGGCTGGATGCGATCGCGTCTTTGGCGCGCCAGACAAGGCTGGCGCTGTGGGTGATCGGGCCGAATGATCTGGCCCGCGATCTGCACGCGCGGCCCGACGCCGCGCGCACTTTCCTGCAACCATTTCTATCGCTGGCCGTCGCGGCGGCGCGGGCGCATGGCCTGTCGATTTTGGACGGTGTTTGCAACGAATTCAAGGATATGGATATTTTCCGCAAGGAGGCGGCGCAGGGGCTGATGTTCGGTTTTGACGGCAAGACGCTGATCCACCCCGCCCAGATCGCCCCCTGCAATGAGGTGTTCAGCCCCTCGGCGGCCGAGCTGGAATGGGCCGGGCGGGTGATCGAGGCCTTTGCCTTGCCTGAACACGCGGACAAGGGGGCGATCAAGCTGGACGGGCGGATGGTTGAATTGCTCCATCGCGATCAGGCGCAAAGCCTGCTGGCCATGGCGCGGCGGATCGCCGCGCGCGGTTGA
- a CDS encoding chemotaxis protein CheW produces MTRELITFEVSRQLFGLDIAAIREIRAWSPVARFPGAPPYIAGMSNLRGSILPIVDLGARLGWGTTQTSERHAIIVVQMGALMAGLIVETVSDLVNLAEESLQPPPSLAVAEMTSFIDGLAPVGDRMLLVLNLAQLVGRDWLRSED; encoded by the coding sequence ATGACGCGCGAATTGATAACTTTCGAAGTGTCGCGGCAATTGTTCGGGCTGGACATTGCCGCGATCCGCGAAATCCGCGCATGGTCGCCGGTTGCGCGCTTTCCCGGCGCGCCGCCCTATATCGCGGGCATGTCCAATCTGCGCGGCAGCATCCTGCCCATCGTCGATCTGGGTGCCCGGCTGGGTTGGGGCACCACCCAGACCAGCGAGCGTCACGCCATCATCGTGGTGCAGATGGGCGCGCTGATGGCCGGATTGATCGTGGAAACGGTGTCCGATCTGGTCAATCTGGCCGAGGAATCGCTCCAACCGCCGCCCAGCCTGGCCGTGGCCGAAATGACCTCGTTCATCGACGGATTGGCCCCGGTCGGCGACCGGATGCTGCTGGTTCTCAATCTGGCCCAACTGGTTGGCCGCGACTGGTTGCGCAGCGAAGACTAG
- a CDS encoding flavin reductase family protein, with product MTQSATAIEPADYRRVLGHYPTGVAAITSTGADGAPLVMVVGTFTSVSLDPPLVGFLPTSTSASWLAIAATGKFAVNVLGSDQAALCGQLAGRGDKFAGVDYTLSDDGLPLLAGALITIEADIHATLPAGDHDFVLGAVRHLNVGREGDPLLFHRGNYGGFAAL from the coding sequence ATGACGCAATCGGCCACGGCCATCGAACCGGCAGACTATCGCCGCGTGCTGGGCCATTATCCCACGGGCGTTGCCGCGATCACCTCGACCGGGGCCGATGGCGCGCCGCTGGTGATGGTGGTGGGCACGTTCACCTCGGTCTCGCTCGATCCGCCGCTGGTGGGTTTCCTGCCGACCAGCACATCGGCCAGCTGGCTGGCAATTGCGGCCACGGGTAAATTTGCCGTCAATGTGCTGGGCAGCGATCAGGCCGCGCTGTGCGGTCAATTGGCCGGGCGCGGCGACAAGTTTGCCGGGGTGGATTACACGCTTTCGGATGACGGCCTGCCTTTGCTGGCGGGCGCGCTGATCACCATCGAGGCCGATATCCATGCCACGCTGCCGGCGGGCGATCATGATTTCGTGCTGGGCGCGGTGCGCCACCTCAATGTGGGCCGCGAGGGCGATCCCCTGCTGTTCCATCGCGGAAATTACGGTGGTTTTGCCGCGCTGTAA